The Candidatus Accumulibacter similis genome has a segment encoding these proteins:
- a CDS encoding metal-sensing transcriptional repressor yields the protein MNTHAAHPEIIKRLKRAEGHLRSIVAMLEDNRGCLEVAQQLQAVERAIASAKKTLVHDHIDHCLDQATGDGPRSANDAIREFKEICKYL from the coding sequence GTGAACACGCACGCCGCGCACCCGGAGATCATCAAGCGCCTGAAGCGGGCGGAGGGCCACTTGCGCAGCATCGTCGCCATGCTTGAGGACAACCGTGGCTGCCTCGAGGTCGCGCAGCAACTGCAGGCCGTCGAACGCGCCATCGCCAGCGCCAAGAAGACGCTGGTACACGACCACATCGACCACTGTCTCGATCAGGCCACCGGCGACGGGCCACGCAGTGCGAACGACGCCATCCGCGAGTTCAAGGAAATCTGCAAGTACCTCTGA